One window of Nicotiana tomentosiformis chromosome 11, ASM39032v3, whole genome shotgun sequence genomic DNA carries:
- the LOC108946138 gene encoding uncharacterized protein codes for MRNIKGAQFPRPMRYDTGQRNPNLWCEYHGMNGHWTRDCRHLQEEVSTLLKNGHLREFLSDRAKNNYGCNRDNIESPKAGEGPPCQTINMIFGGNEINGVTFSEENKTKVSITHSKRLWEDDITFTEEDADGLLLPYNDALVISLNVLGFKIKRVLVDTGSLANIIQWRVLEKDKLTGIIVPATKHLAGFNLASMTTQGEILLLTNAKGVMKTTLLEVVDGDKGYNIILVRPWLHDMKVVPSTYHQLLKFPMPEGIKQIRGEQLTVRETNAILVSSSKGKEHKA; via the coding sequence ATGAGAAATATTAAAGGGGCACAGTTCCCAAGACCTATGAGATACGATACCGGCCAGAGGAATCCTAACTTATGGTGCGAATACCACGGGATGAACGGTCACTGGACAAGAGACTGTCGACATCTCCAGGAAGAAGTGTCAACGCTGTTAAAGAATGGtcatctcagagaattcttgagcgaccgagctaagaacaattacggtTGTAATAGAGATAATATAGAATCTCCGAAAGCAGGAGAAGGACCCCCATGCcaaacgatcaatatgatcttcggggggaacgagattaatggggtcaccttttcggaGGAAAATAAGACcaaagtatcaataactcatagtaaaagactctgggaagacgatatcactttcacggaggaggacgctGATGGATTGTTATTACCatacaacgacgcactggtaatttctttaaatgtgttaggttttaagattaaacgtgttctagtggatacAGGAAGtttggctaatatcatacaatggagagtattggagaaAGATAAACTTACCGGGATTATCGTTCCGGCAACAAAGCAtctcgctggattcaaccttgcgagtATGACGACCCAGGGAGAGATTTTGCTACTCACGAACGCTAAAGgggtaatgaaaacaactctcttagAAGTAGTAGATGGCGATAAAGGATACAATATTATCCTGGTAAGGCCATGGTTGCACGATATGAAAGTCGTACCTTCgacatatcaccaattgctgaagtttccaatgccCGAAGGAATCAAACAAATAAGAGGCGAGCAACTAACAGTAAGAGAGACGAATGCAATCttagtttccagtagcaaaggaaaggaacacaAAGCATAG